The sequence tttcatttatagAAACCACTGTCTATAACCACACTTAGTATCAGGTTGAATCATATATCGTTCTTAGCGCAGTtaccatgttttaaaaaaaacactattcaGCACAAGAAAGTGctaatctgcaaatgttttgTGTTGAAATGTTGTATTATTTTCTGAGCTTGTCCTAGGTAGTATCAAATCTGAACTCTAATAATTTTATGaggtttttataaaataaagtatCCTTTAATTTGCATAAATACGTAATCAAATCTAAAAAACAAGTCAAGATCTCTGAatcaaaatgtaaaaaggttttcGTGTATATGTGCATACCTTCATGTGAACAGTGTTCCCTAAATCCTGACAAAACATGCTGCTTCCAGCTGATTGGGTTGCtttggttacagatgatggtGCTGCCTCTGACAGACAGGGAAAGGGTGATGTGTGCAGGTGAAGTCTCATTCTTTTCCTCAAAGGTTTCATTATAATAGGTGGAGCTGATGGAGCGGTCATGACCTCTACAGGTAAATGTCACATTACAGGTGTCATTGATTAGCTGGTGAGGGACAGCAGAAAGGACAGGGGAGTCCACTGGATCTGAGATACACACATAGATCATCGTTTTAGTGCTAGTCAACACGAAATAAATGAACAATCAGTCATTTAcacaatcatttatttaataatcaaATGGACTGATTGTTATGAACAAGCTCTTTCTTCATCAACATCACCCAGTACTTCATTAAATACAAGCTAAACATTGTCTTTTCCAATGCAACTGTGTGATTGGTTACAGCTTCCTTTTGCATCTTTTTGCAGTGACCCAGTGATTTACTGGGCCtgaccttacacacacacatcacagaaCACATTCAATTCCAGGTCATTTACACCCAAATGAGCatgtccccaaacatgtccagtATTGGCTTAGCTTTAGACACCGCAGAAGAGGATAAACATACTGCTTTGGTGAAAAATCAGCTTCGGGCCCAAATGAACTGCTAAAGGTCATAAGGTCGTGTATATTGGCAAAACTGAGATGCCTTTGACAGAGAGGTTTCAAATATGTTGTCAGAGTTGCCTTGTTGTGTTAGATTCTACAGAGTCTAACAAAGTTAAAGATTCAGGTTTCTGTCACTGTAACacaaagcatttttaaaaaaaatgtctcaaatttgtttttttaaataattaatgagaACAATTCTTATACTGTTGTGTGAGATTTTCTTGAATCTGTGGCCTACTTAGGTGAACTCCTATCTCAGATGGAACCATCAACATATAAACGTATGTGGGTGCAGTTTTTTTTGGTAAACGCAGACATTAGCATGCTAGCTAGGTTTATATCTCTTCTTGTTGACAGCACCATAACATCTAGCAGCATCAGTGTAGCGTGTAGCAAACATCATTTTAATCTGAATGtatttgcttttaaaataaagcaggATGAAGTGGCAAAAGTGATATAAACATAGAATGAATCAGCAAATAGCTGCGTCATTAAGCCATTACACCACAAAGATTCTGCAGTTCTTAGCACGCTAAACTAACCACATGCTATTCCACTCTGAACCATTTGGCTTTGCAGTGGAACAGAGCCATGTTGTTGACCTTAAATATAATTGCATATAATACATGCCATAGAACTTCACTTAATAATCAAACCTCACAAAAGTAAGCGATATTTAGGGTTGTATTTTTTCTTCCCCGACATGACTAAAGTTTTGTTATATTAACATCTACTACAAGTTTTCCCTTCTTCTACACGATACCTCACAATTTGTTCCCTCAGTggtgaaattacattttaaaacaagagCTGTGTCAGGACTGCGTATTTTCTCCCACTGACAGTTTCTATAAACTTACCTAACACATGGAGTCTGTACGTAGCAACAGTTTTGTCCGTTTGCGAAGAATTCACTGCTTCATACAGTCCACTTTGATTCTTCTGTATATTCTTCAGCGTCAGACTGTAGCTATCAGTATTGAACTCCACTTTATACGGGCCATATGTTTTCACGTTATTTAAGTTAATCTTAGGGTAATATTTTATGATGATGTTTTCTTTGTTAAATCTCCAGGAAAAGTCGTTATCCTTATTGTCAGAATTCTGAATGTCCAGTTGAACAGAGAAGCCGACCTGTTTGTACAAATCTGTGGACACTATAGGAATAGAGAACACATATTAGCTATTTGAGTGTGTCCAACCTACCACAAAAAACACCTGAACATTACTATTAATGTCAACTTAAGGCATATGAG is a genomic window of Hoplias malabaricus isolate fHopMal1 chromosome X1, fHopMal1.hap1, whole genome shotgun sequence containing:
- the LOC136676128 gene encoding SLAM family member 5-like, whose protein sequence is METVQKLILVLSIFVTVTVSTDLYKQVGFSVQLDIQNSDNKDNDFSWRFNKENIIIKYYPKINLNNVKTYGPYKVEFNTDSYSLTLKNIQKNQSGLYEAVNSSQTDKTVATYRLHVLDPVDSPVLSAVPHQLINDTCNVTFTCRGHDRSISSTYYNETFEEKNETSPAHITLSLSVRGSTIICNQSNPISWKQHVLSGFREHCSHEEKNNVLWLHPVFASLLILLAIALNGIYQQISSDNEAVLTKVVWHCTSTTAGSSHCEKEQTTTKVEYKQVP